One stretch of Amycolatopsis sp. NBC_00345 DNA includes these proteins:
- a CDS encoding ATP-grasp domain-containing protein, with protein sequence MKPKKIALVTSAAFPGEDWKDRDTPPLEACLSGKGHTVEVVAWDTGDSARWDSFDLVVLQSPWSMWRKLAVFGEWLGSLHRRGIPLANPHEVVVGGMSKAYLPRVAREGAVTIPTAIVRPGGPAAATGSLDQAEREFGSRAVVVKPISSGGALDAVRLTTEAELSAKLREFSAAGTTVCVQPYITSIDSLGEVGAVMIGGRLSHVITKDAILQPGKDRSGFHPNARICLDRQETDAEDIDAAHRAYLATVETDPASVRLDFLRHPRTGRLLLLEIESVAPVKFLDLHPAAVEDYATTLTGLLDRG encoded by the coding sequence GTGAAGCCCAAGAAGATCGCACTGGTGACCTCCGCCGCCTTCCCGGGAGAGGACTGGAAGGATCGCGACACTCCGCCGCTCGAAGCGTGCTTGAGCGGGAAGGGGCACACGGTCGAGGTCGTGGCCTGGGATACCGGGGATTCCGCCCGCTGGGACTCGTTCGACCTGGTGGTGCTGCAATCGCCCTGGAGCATGTGGCGGAAACTGGCCGTCTTCGGCGAATGGCTGGGCAGCCTCCATCGACGGGGGATCCCGCTGGCCAATCCGCACGAGGTCGTCGTCGGCGGGATGAGCAAGGCGTACCTTCCGCGTGTCGCGCGGGAAGGCGCCGTGACGATTCCGACGGCGATCGTCCGGCCGGGCGGCCCGGCAGCGGCCACGGGATCGCTCGATCAGGCCGAGCGGGAATTCGGCTCCCGCGCGGTGGTGGTCAAGCCGATCTCCTCCGGCGGCGCCCTCGACGCCGTCCGGCTGACCACCGAAGCGGAGCTGTCGGCGAAGCTGCGAGAATTCTCGGCGGCGGGAACGACCGTATGCGTGCAGCCCTACATCACCTCGATCGACTCCCTCGGCGAAGTCGGGGCCGTCATGATCGGCGGGCGCCTGTCGCACGTGATCACCAAGGACGCCATCCTGCAACCGGGGAAGGACCGCTCCGGCTTTCACCCGAACGCCCGGATCTGCCTGGACCGCCAGGAGACGGACGCCGAAGACATCGATGCCGCCCACCGGGCCTATCTGGCGACGGTGGAAACGGATCCGGCGTCAGTACGCCTCGACTTCCTGCGCCACCCCCGGACCGGCAGGCTCCTGTTGCTCGAAATCGAGTCCGTCGCCCCGGTCAAGTTCCTCGACCTGCACCCGGCGGCCGTCGAGGACTACGCCACCACGCTCACCGGCCTGCTCGACCGCGGGTAG
- a CDS encoding HpcH/HpaI aldolase family protein: MSLRSRIARAETLYGLILKMPSHAMVEMAGHEGFDLVLLDTEHGSADTGELEQHLRAADAAGIPVLVRVGGPQPTVILRALDAGAAGIVVPHVSTAEAAEAAVRAAHYPPRGERSLALSTRAARYGGTGLADHLAGAARDTVVVVQAEDRQAVRNCRAIAGTAGVDAVWIGPTDLSLSLGVPGQLEHPGYQAAVDEIAAAVTAAPDCALGLLADHRDPAGDPGHRAASIFFFNHTTLVADTLRRVLRTRAELDLRKSSPREEEE, translated from the coding sequence ATGAGCCTCCGATCCCGGATCGCCCGCGCGGAGACCCTGTACGGCCTGATCCTCAAGATGCCCTCGCACGCCATGGTGGAAATGGCGGGGCACGAGGGTTTCGACCTCGTCCTGCTGGACACCGAGCACGGCAGCGCCGACACCGGCGAGCTGGAACAGCACCTCCGGGCGGCCGACGCGGCCGGCATCCCGGTGCTGGTCCGGGTCGGCGGCCCGCAGCCCACGGTGATCCTGCGCGCGCTGGACGCCGGTGCGGCGGGCATCGTCGTGCCCCACGTCTCCACCGCCGAGGCCGCCGAAGCCGCGGTCCGCGCCGCCCATTACCCGCCGAGGGGCGAGCGCAGCCTCGCGCTCAGCACGCGGGCCGCGCGTTACGGCGGCACCGGCCTGGCCGACCACCTGGCCGGTGCGGCCCGGGACACCGTGGTCGTCGTCCAGGCCGAAGACCGGCAGGCGGTGCGGAACTGCCGCGCGATCGCCGGCACCGCCGGTGTTGATGCCGTGTGGATCGGACCGACCGACCTGTCACTGTCCCTCGGCGTCCCGGGACAGCTGGAGCACCCCGGCTATCAGGCGGCGGTGGACGAGATCGCCGCGGCCGTGACCGCGGCCCCGGACTGCGCACTCGGCCTTCTCGCCGATCACCGGGATCCGGCCGGCGACCCCGGTCACCGGGCCGCGAGCATCTTCTTCTTCAACCACACCACTCTGGTGGCCGACACGCTGCGACGCGTGCTGCGAACCCGCGCGGAGCTGGACCTGCGGAAATCCTCGCCTCGTGAGGAAGAGGAATGA